The following proteins are encoded in a genomic region of Bacillus sp. BGMRC 2118:
- a CDS encoding DUF3813 domain-containing protein has product MGNQLFQKARETVAIAMQASSGNSSVDQQKSIDVAKNALTSAYANSTDAEKVQLRQMQDQLDQLQ; this is encoded by the coding sequence ATGGGCAACCAACTATTTCAAAAAGCTCGTGAAACTGTAGCCATCGCAATGCAAGCATCTTCTGGCAATAGTTCAGTTGATCAGCAAAAATCGATAGATGTTGCAAAAAATGCGCTAACATCTGCTTATGCAAACTCAACAGATGCAGAAAAAGTACAACTTCGTCAAATGCAAGATCAACTTGATCAGCTGCAGTAG
- a CDS encoding HAD family phosphatase, producing MKPHIIAIDLDGTLLTDSKVISSRTKRTLQTAMEAGHHVVIATGRPYRASKGYYQELGLTSPMVNFNGALVHHPSSPSWGIHHSPFDIQTAKEIIHSTESFSVKNILAEVMDDVYLHYHDENIMNWVGMGNPKVQTGNLKEILQHDPTSILIHAEESMLTDIRTHLSEIHAEVIDHRKWGAPFNVIEIVKSGMNKAIGLKRISEHFQVPQDRIIAFGDEDNDFEMIEYAGHGVAMGNAISELKTISNFVTKTNEEDGIAHYLEEVLQLKV from the coding sequence ATGAAACCACATATTATCGCAATAGATCTAGACGGTACTTTATTAACTGATTCAAAAGTAATTTCTTCCCGTACAAAGCGTACACTTCAAACCGCAATGGAAGCAGGACATCATGTAGTAATTGCTACTGGTAGACCTTACCGCGCCAGTAAAGGATATTATCAGGAACTTGGACTGACATCACCAATGGTCAACTTTAATGGAGCTCTTGTTCATCATCCTTCCTCTCCTTCATGGGGAATCCATCATTCACCTTTTGATATTCAGACAGCAAAAGAGATTATTCATTCCACTGAAAGCTTTTCAGTTAAAAATATATTAGCAGAGGTTATGGATGATGTTTATCTTCATTACCACGATGAAAATATTATGAACTGGGTTGGAATGGGAAACCCAAAAGTTCAAACTGGAAACTTAAAAGAAATCCTTCAACATGATCCAACCTCTATCTTAATTCATGCAGAGGAATCAATGCTTACGGATATTCGTACCCATTTATCAGAAATCCATGCTGAGGTTATCGATCATAGAAAATGGGGTGCACCCTTTAACGTTATTGAAATTGTCAAAAGCGGCATGAATAAGGCAATCGGATTGAAACGAATCTCAGAGCATTTTCAAGTACCACAGGACCGTATTATTGCTTTTGGAGATGAAGATAACGATTTCGAAATGATTGAATATGCGGGTCACGGTGTTGCGATGGGAAATGCCATTTCAGAACTAAAAACTATTTCCAACTTTGTTACGAAGACGAATGAAGAAGACGGAATTGCCCATTATCTTGAGGAAGTTTTACAATTAAAGGTGTAA
- a CDS encoding metal-sulfur cluster assembly factor: MEESIYGALETVNDPELGIDIVNLGLVYEVDLDEKGIAKITMTLTSIGCPLAGTITDDIRGALLDLPEVNDVDVNIVWSPAWSKDRMSRYAKIALNVTD; the protein is encoded by the coding sequence ATGGAAGAAAGCATTTATGGTGCGTTAGAGACAGTGAATGATCCTGAATTAGGAATTGATATAGTAAACCTTGGTTTAGTGTATGAAGTTGATTTAGACGAAAAGGGTATTGCGAAAATAACAATGACTTTGACATCAATCGGATGTCCTTTGGCAGGTACAATAACAGATGATATAAGAGGAGCATTACTGGATTTACCAGAGGTCAATGATGTAGATGTGAACATCGTATGGTCACCAGCATGGTCGAAGGATCGTATGTCCAGATATGCTAAAATTGCACTGAATGTTACAGATTAA
- a CDS encoding YjzC family protein, with protein MGQSRQFTAGQKAPNNGIYIEIGETGSNVMNPKKVRLKAGDTFPENSNHNRKWSYAPKFGH; from the coding sequence ATGGGTCAATCAAGACAGTTTACTGCAGGCCAAAAGGCGCCAAATAACGGGATATATATAGAAATTGGTGAAACAGGAAGCAATGTAATGAACCCTAAAAAGGTAAGATTGAAGGCGGGAGATACATTCCCTGAAAACTCCAATCACAATCGAAAATGGAGTTATGCGCCTAAGTTTGGACATTAA
- a CDS encoding DUF2929 family protein produces the protein MRYFWTFFWTFLLIQMTLYVVSSMQSATYSFQTGTIVAVVFSILIFILGDALVPKEQAEKH, from the coding sequence ATTTTTGGACATTTTTCTGGACTTTCTTATTAATTCAAATGACACTTTACGTAGTTAGTTCAATGCAAAGCGCTACATATAGTTTTCAAACAGGAACTATTGTTGCTGTTGTTTTCTCTATCCTTATCTTCATTCTTGGAGACGCTCTTGTACCAAAGGAGCAAGCTGAAAAGCATTAA